A single Nostoc sp. PCC 7107 DNA region contains:
- the hppD gene encoding 4-hydroxyphenylpyruvate dioxygenase has translation MEIAHVHFYVENAPVWRDWFVDYLGFTAVNSGISFNHTCTEMVQSGAICFLLSSPLLPTSPVAEFLRQHPPGVADIAFAVTDVADAIAQAATQGATILEPIQEYLGYKCGKIAAWGGMTHTLMEKPVGGKRETRDRPMFTTIDHLVLNVPVGELERAVAWYKNVLDLQPQQAFKITTDRSGLYSQVLVSRNGSVQLPINEPASSNSQIQEFLTVNRGAGIQHIALRTSNLISAIAQLRSRGLSLLSVPQTYYSQLKKRTEFRLSPLELEAIAQQEILVDWQVNSQNALLLQIFTQPIFAQPTFFFEFIERRFQAQGFGEGNFRALFEAIESEQIKRGTLQ, from the coding sequence ATGGAAATTGCTCACGTTCACTTCTATGTAGAAAATGCTCCGGTTTGGCGGGATTGGTTCGTAGATTATCTAGGATTTACCGCAGTTAATAGTGGAATAAGTTTCAATCACACTTGTACGGAAATGGTACAAAGTGGTGCTATTTGTTTTTTGCTATCTTCACCATTATTGCCCACAAGTCCGGTTGCGGAGTTTTTGCGTCAACATCCTCCTGGTGTGGCGGATATTGCTTTTGCTGTAACAGATGTAGCAGATGCGATCGCTCAAGCAGCCACACAAGGAGCTACAATCTTAGAACCCATCCAAGAATATCTCGGTTATAAGTGCGGTAAAATTGCGGCTTGGGGTGGAATGACTCATACTTTGATGGAAAAACCAGTGGGGGGAAAACGGGAAACACGCGATCGCCCTATGTTTACCACCATCGATCATCTAGTGTTAAATGTACCAGTTGGTGAGTTAGAGCGTGCTGTGGCTTGGTACAAAAACGTTTTAGATTTGCAACCACAACAAGCATTTAAAATTACCACCGATCGCTCTGGGTTATATAGCCAAGTGCTAGTTTCCCGCAATGGCAGTGTACAATTACCCATTAATGAACCAGCTTCGAGTAATTCGCAAATTCAAGAATTTTTAACTGTGAATCGCGGTGCGGGGATTCAACACATTGCTTTGCGAACATCCAACTTGATTAGTGCGATCGCCCAATTACGTAGCCGTGGTTTATCTTTACTGTCAGTTCCCCAAACTTACTACTCCCAGCTAAAAAAGCGGACAGAATTCCGCTTATCGCCCTTAGAACTAGAAGCGATCGCACAACAAGAAATTTTAGTAGACTGGCAGGTTAATAGTCAAAACGCTTTATTACTGCAAATTTTTACTCAACCTATCTTTGCACAGCCGACATTTTTCTTTGAGTTTATTGAAAGGCGTTTCCAAGCGCAAGGTTTTGGCGAAGGTAATTTTCGGGCTTTATTTGAAGCAATTGAAAGCGAACAAATAAAACGTGGAACTTTGCAATAA
- a CDS encoding dolichyl-phosphate-mannose--protein mannosyltransferase, giving the protein MTKNWFRIGLASIFLISLALRFWGLDRFNTLVFDEVYYAKFGNNYLTHVPFFDGHPPLGKYIIAMGIWLGSHVRFVHESVNGLTGSLRSPWDYRWINAFLGSFIPLLNAGIAYQLSSRRSFALIAGLFTAVDGIFIVESRYALINIYIVLFGLLGHWLFLLALNNQRQKRKLYLIIAGIAFGCSIATKWNGLFFLAGVYFLWIFAWIWDISGKKINQNPPENNQQSSSPLQNLTQLYVWQVVLFLGVLPLTIYSLSWIPHLQLDTKYGFIAVHKQILAFHERLGGNNAEVHPYCAAWYKWPLLTRPMAYYYQTAQKVTDPLPGLGPDLPANAGKIIYDVHAMGNPFLWWFGAAAILFLIGMLIVAIFMFWKQQKRFTLPKNITVDTWIALYIVVNYATNLAPWMRVSRCAFIYHYMTAVVFAFLAIAWFVDQCLRSYYRPLQAIGVTIFVMILVAFVYWLPIYLGLPITSESYKLRMWFSSWI; this is encoded by the coding sequence ATGACTAAAAACTGGTTCCGTATTGGTTTAGCGAGTATATTTTTAATTTCACTCGCTTTGAGGTTTTGGGGATTAGATAGGTTTAACACCTTAGTCTTTGATGAAGTTTACTACGCTAAATTTGGCAACAACTATCTTACTCATGTTCCCTTTTTTGATGGTCATCCCCCATTAGGTAAATATATTATTGCAATGGGAATATGGCTCGGTAGTCATGTAAGATTTGTGCATGAGAGCGTAAATGGACTGACTGGTTCACTGCGATCGCCTTGGGATTATCGTTGGATTAATGCTTTTTTAGGTTCGTTTATCCCTTTACTCAATGCGGGAATTGCTTATCAATTAAGTTCTCGGCGTAGTTTTGCCTTAATTGCTGGCTTATTCACCGCTGTTGATGGCATATTTATTGTTGAATCTCGCTATGCCTTAATTAATATATATATAGTTTTATTTGGTTTGTTAGGCCATTGGTTATTTCTTTTAGCCTTAAATAACCAGAGACAAAAGCGGAAATTATATTTAATAATTGCGGGTATCGCTTTTGGTTGTTCAATTGCTACTAAATGGAATGGGTTATTTTTTCTAGCTGGCGTTTATTTTTTGTGGATATTTGCTTGGATATGGGATATTTCAGGCAAAAAAATCAATCAGAATCCTCCAGAAAATAATCAACAATCCTCCTCACCGCTACAAAATTTAACTCAATTGTATGTTTGGCAAGTTGTCTTATTTTTAGGAGTCCTCCCACTTACTATTTATAGTCTGAGTTGGATTCCCCATTTACAACTAGATACCAAATACGGATTTATCGCCGTCCACAAGCAAATCTTAGCTTTTCACGAACGGCTGGGTGGAAATAATGCTGAAGTACACCCCTACTGTGCTGCTTGGTATAAATGGCCGTTGTTAACTAGACCAATGGCATATTATTATCAAACAGCCCAAAAAGTGACTGATCCATTACCTGGCTTGGGGCCTGATTTACCTGCTAACGCTGGAAAAATTATTTATGATGTTCATGCAATGGGTAATCCTTTTTTATGGTGGTTTGGTGCTGCTGCCATTTTATTTTTAATAGGAATGCTGATTGTTGCAATATTCATGTTTTGGAAACAGCAAAAACGGTTTACCTTACCAAAAAATATCACTGTTGATACATGGATTGCCTTATATATAGTTGTAAATTATGCCACTAACTTAGCACCTTGGATGAGAGTATCGCGGTGCGCTTTTATTTACCACTACATGACGGCTGTAGTATTTGCATTTTTAGCGATCGCTTGGTTTGTTGATCAGTGTCTGCGTAGTTATTATCGGCCATTGCAGGCGATCGGTGTCACCATTTTTGTGATGATTTTGGTGGCTTTTGTGTATTGGTTGCCCATTTACTTAGGTTTACCCATCACATCCGAAAGTTATAAACTACGGATGTGGTTTAGCTCTTGGATTTAA
- a CDS encoding GNAT family N-acetyltransferase, with product MTILFETERLLIRSWIPDSDAEQAFAIYGDPEVTYFLGINALIKSIELQHQHLIENVEEYQRLNNGTGSWAIVEKETTEIVGTILLEQLPDNHRLPTQDYEVGWHLRRASWGQGYATEAAQAMLKYGFNILQLPVIYAVVKPEHHASIRVTQRLGMKPMGRTNKYYGIELFLFQKEARESETTETRQRMTNNHD from the coding sequence ATGACAATTCTGTTTGAAACTGAACGCTTGCTCATTCGTAGTTGGATACCCGACAGTGATGCTGAACAAGCGTTTGCAATTTATGGTGATCCGGAAGTAACGTACTTTCTTGGTATAAATGCTCTGATCAAGAGCATAGAATTACAACACCAGCACTTAATAGAGAACGTCGAGGAATACCAAAGATTAAATAATGGTACTGGGTCTTGGGCAATTGTAGAAAAAGAAACCACAGAAATTGTCGGCACGATCCTCCTCGAACAACTACCTGATAATCATCGTTTACCTACTCAGGATTATGAGGTTGGTTGGCACTTACGACGTGCTTCTTGGGGTCAAGGGTATGCAACAGAAGCAGCACAAGCTATGCTCAAATACGGATTTAATATACTGCAATTGCCTGTAATTTATGCTGTTGTCAAACCAGAACATCATGCCTCTATCCGCGTTACTCAGCGACTAGGTATGAAACCTATGGGTAGAACAAACAAGTATTACGGCATAGAATTATTTTTGTTCCAAAAAGAAGCTAGGGAGTCAGAGACAACAGAGACACGGCAAAGAATGACAAATAACCATGACTAA
- a CDS encoding NYN domain-containing protein encodes MSYAKTTELNGSGRITEIQSSEAEQMLVYAASGNKTEVAVLLLDAENLQINTETEKFLTTVCTCPIQIKIAFANWCGMSKLDVELHGRGYDLIHVPVGKDNADGKMIAFGSSIHERYPKAREVLVCSSDKVMTNLCNHLRQHGLTVYQVSQQGEDITVLNSYTDQLVRRSNNAVPEIPDISQFIPQIKELIKAEQKRTHSYWINLATISQNYKDKYKVNITQVAAKHLPGKKAREIFVNYPAEFVLHQIDLNAPVYITLFEIDPTKNAVTDSAAKSQLTSIATKLQLEQVLKNIVNKLTSNSPGIHININLVGGEFKQQYGKSITEQIKSLQLSGSFIKFLQSCTSFKLKKTPKGWEIAVK; translated from the coding sequence ATGAGCTATGCTAAAACAACTGAGTTAAATGGCTCAGGTCGGATCACCGAAATTCAGTCATCTGAAGCCGAACAAATGCTTGTCTATGCTGCTTCTGGTAACAAAACTGAGGTAGCAGTTTTATTATTAGATGCGGAAAACTTACAAATCAACACTGAAACCGAAAAATTTTTAACCACAGTTTGTACTTGTCCAATTCAAATTAAAATCGCCTTTGCCAATTGGTGCGGCATGAGCAAACTAGATGTAGAGTTGCATGGACGTGGTTACGATTTAATTCATGTCCCCGTAGGTAAAGATAATGCTGACGGAAAAATGATCGCCTTTGGTTCATCTATTCACGAAAGATATCCCAAAGCGAGAGAAGTTTTGGTTTGTTCTTCTGATAAAGTGATGACTAATTTATGTAACCATTTACGGCAACATGGCTTAACAGTATATCAAGTAAGTCAACAAGGTGAAGATATTACAGTATTAAATAGTTACACAGATCAGCTTGTGAGACGAAGTAATAATGCTGTACCAGAGATTCCCGATATATCTCAATTTATTCCCCAAATTAAAGAGTTAATTAAAGCAGAACAAAAACGCACTCATAGTTATTGGATTAACTTAGCTACAATCTCCCAAAACTATAAGGATAAGTATAAAGTAAATATTACTCAGGTGGCCGCTAAACACTTACCAGGGAAGAAAGCTAGGGAAATATTTGTGAATTACCCGGCTGAATTTGTCCTTCATCAAATTGATCTAAATGCTCCAGTATATATCACGTTATTTGAAATTGATCCTACTAAAAATGCAGTTACAGATAGTGCTGCTAAGTCTCAATTAACAAGTATTGCTACCAAACTACAATTAGAACAGGTATTAAAAAATATTGTTAATAAACTAACTAGCAACTCTCCCGGAATTCACATTAACATTAACCTCGTGGGTGGCGAGTTTAAGCAGCAATATGGTAAATCCATTACCGAACAAATCAAAAGCTTGCAATTAAGTGGTAGTTTTATTAAATTTCTGCAATCTTGTACTTCATTTAAACTCAAGAAAACACCTAAAGGATGGGAGATAGCAGTTAAATAA
- the trmB gene encoding tRNA (guanosine(46)-N7)-methyltransferase TrmB, translated as MAAVRVRQHVNPLAQKYRTPVNPLEWEKIYAQPNQPLHLDIGCAKGRFVLQMAQVEPNWNFLGLEIRESLVVEANQLRSELGLTNLYYLYGNANNSLQSLLSGLTPGILQRVTIQFPDPWFKNRHAKRRVVQPKLVAELAQYLAVGGVVFLQSDMKFVAVEMCDRFAENSAFARFGTDEWLTENPLAVPTEREIFTQNKGEPIYRALFVKQG; from the coding sequence TTGGCAGCAGTTAGAGTCCGCCAACACGTTAACCCACTTGCCCAAAAATATCGCACACCAGTCAATCCCCTAGAGTGGGAAAAAATTTATGCACAACCAAACCAACCACTGCATCTAGATATTGGTTGTGCTAAAGGGCGGTTTGTGTTGCAAATGGCGCAGGTAGAACCTAACTGGAATTTTTTGGGTTTAGAAATTCGGGAATCATTGGTAGTGGAGGCGAATCAGCTGCGTTCTGAGTTGGGTTTAACTAACCTGTATTATTTGTATGGCAATGCGAATAACTCTTTGCAATCTCTGTTATCTGGTTTAACTCCAGGCATTTTACAGCGGGTGACGATTCAATTTCCCGATCCGTGGTTTAAAAATCGTCATGCTAAACGCCGTGTAGTGCAACCAAAATTAGTGGCAGAATTAGCACAATATTTAGCAGTTGGTGGGGTGGTATTTCTGCAATCAGATATGAAGTTTGTCGCCGTAGAAATGTGCGATCGCTTTGCCGAAAACTCAGCCTTTGCGCGATTTGGTACAGATGAATGGTTAACAGAAAATCCATTAGCAGTACCCACAGAACGAGAAATATTTACTCAAAACAAAGGCGAACCAATTTATCGCGCTTTATTTGTGAAACAAGGGTAA
- the ppsA gene encoding phosphoenolpyruvate synthase, which yields MVTVSHQTFSSLSQERSLILWFDEVGIKDIHLVGGKNASLGEMIQQLNPKGVNVPMGFATTAYAYRYFIQSAGLEAKLRQLFADLNVEDVNNLRERGDKARSLLLHTPFPEDLRQAIAKAYTSLCDQYQTETDVAVRSSATAEDLPDASFAGQQETYLNIVGVEEVITACHKCFASIFTDRAISYRHTKGFDHFDVALSVGVQKMVRSDLATSGVMFSIDTETGFKDAALITAAYGLGENVVQGAVNPDEYVVFKPTLKTGFRPILDKKLGSKEIKMIYVPATEIDVMACAADSAHTLTVRAEDDNCKLTKNVPVSESDRTKFALNDEEILQLGKWACVIEDHYSQVHGNYTPMDIEWAKDGITNQLFIVQARPETVQSQKNGNVLRSYRLISGKETPLPLVTGRAIGEAISQGKVRLILDVRNIQEFQPGDVLVTERTDPDWEPIMKRASAIITNAGGRTCHAAIIARELGVPAIVGCGNATQVLQNNQEVTISCAEGEEGQVYPGLLPFEVKEVPLENLPHTRTQILMNVGNPQEAFSLSAIPNDGVGLARTEFIIANQIQIHPMALIHYNQLQDEKVKAQIAEITSLYDDKPQYFVDKLAQGIGRIAAAFYPKPVIVRMSDFKSNEYANLLGGKQFEPHEENPMLGWRGAARYYDEGYKAAFALECQAIKRVRDEMGLTNVIPMIPFCRTPEEGRLVLAEMAKNDLKQGVNNLQVYVMCELPSNVILAEEFAEVFDGFSIGSNDLTQLTLGLDRDSALVARLFDERSPAVKQMVKMAIESAKKRHRKIGICGQAPSDYPEFAQFLVEQGIDSISLNPDSVLKTMLEIAKVENPQ from the coding sequence ATGGTTACAGTATCTCATCAAACATTTTCTTCACTTTCTCAAGAGCGATCGCTGATTCTTTGGTTTGATGAGGTAGGCATTAAAGATATACACCTAGTAGGTGGAAAAAATGCCTCCTTGGGAGAGATGATTCAACAATTAAACCCCAAAGGTGTGAATGTACCAATGGGGTTTGCAACTACGGCTTATGCTTATCGTTATTTCATCCAATCAGCAGGTTTAGAAGCAAAATTACGTCAACTTTTTGCTGACTTAAATGTTGAGGATGTAAACAATTTACGCGAACGTGGAGACAAAGCGCGATCGCTATTACTGCACACACCATTCCCTGAAGATTTACGACAGGCAATTGCCAAAGCCTACACAAGTTTATGTGATCAATATCAAACTGAAACTGATGTTGCAGTCCGTTCTAGCGCCACTGCTGAAGACCTCCCCGATGCGAGTTTTGCTGGACAGCAAGAAACTTATTTAAATATTGTTGGTGTGGAAGAAGTAATCACAGCTTGTCACAAATGTTTTGCTTCTATATTTACTGACCGCGCTATTTCTTATCGTCATACTAAAGGATTTGATCATTTTGATGTGGCTTTATCCGTTGGTGTCCAAAAAATGGTGCGTTCTGATTTAGCAACATCTGGGGTGATGTTTTCGATTGATACCGAGACCGGGTTTAAAGATGCCGCTTTGATTACGGCTGCATACGGTTTAGGTGAAAACGTCGTCCAAGGTGCCGTCAATCCCGATGAATATGTGGTATTTAAACCCACATTAAAAACAGGTTTTCGCCCAATTCTAGATAAGAAATTGGGTAGTAAAGAAATCAAAATGATTTATGTGCCGGCAACGGAAATAGATGTCATGGCTTGTGCTGCTGATAGCGCCCATACATTAACAGTTAGGGCAGAAGATGATAATTGTAAGTTAACCAAAAATGTACCCGTTAGTGAAAGCGATCGCACTAAATTTGCCCTGAATGATGAAGAAATTTTACAACTAGGAAAATGGGCGTGCGTCATCGAAGACCATTATTCCCAAGTCCACGGTAATTACACCCCAATGGATATTGAGTGGGCAAAAGATGGCATTACCAATCAACTATTTATAGTGCAAGCGCGTCCTGAAACTGTGCAGTCGCAGAAAAACGGCAATGTCTTGCGGAGTTATCGCTTGATATCAGGTAAGGAAACCCCATTACCTCTAGTTACAGGACGCGCCATAGGCGAAGCCATCAGCCAAGGTAAAGTCCGCCTAATTTTAGATGTCCGCAACATTCAGGAATTTCAACCGGGGGATGTCTTAGTCACCGAAAGAACCGACCCCGACTGGGAACCAATTATGAAACGCGCCAGTGCAATTATTACCAACGCTGGCGGACGTACCTGTCATGCAGCGATTATTGCACGAGAATTGGGTGTGCCGGCGATCGTTGGTTGCGGGAATGCGACACAAGTCTTGCAAAATAATCAAGAAGTCACAATTTCCTGTGCTGAAGGCGAAGAAGGTCAAGTTTATCCCGGCTTATTACCTTTTGAAGTCAAAGAAGTTCCCTTAGAAAACTTACCCCACACCCGCACGCAAATTTTAATGAATGTGGGAAATCCTCAAGAGGCTTTTAGCTTATCTGCAATTCCCAATGATGGCGTAGGTTTAGCGCGGACGGAATTTATCATTGCGAATCAAATTCAAATTCATCCGATGGCGTTAATTCACTACAACCAATTGCAAGATGAAAAAGTGAAAGCCCAAATTGCAGAAATCACTTCACTTTATGATGATAAACCACAATATTTTGTGGATAAATTAGCCCAAGGTATAGGCAGAATTGCCGCAGCCTTCTATCCCAAACCTGTAATTGTGCGGATGTCAGATTTTAAGAGTAATGAATACGCCAATTTATTAGGTGGTAAACAATTTGAACCTCATGAAGAAAACCCCATGCTGGGTTGGCGTGGTGCAGCACGTTATTATGATGAGGGTTATAAAGCCGCTTTTGCCTTAGAATGTCAAGCCATCAAACGAGTCCGAGATGAAATGGGTTTAACCAATGTCATCCCCATGATTCCATTTTGCCGCACTCCCGAAGAAGGGCGGTTAGTATTAGCAGAGATGGCAAAAAATGACTTAAAACAAGGTGTGAATAACTTGCAAGTTTATGTCATGTGCGAGTTACCAAGTAACGTAATTTTGGCAGAAGAATTTGCAGAAGTATTTGATGGTTTTTCCATCGGTTCCAATGATTTAACTCAGCTAACCTTGGGTTTAGACAGAGATTCGGCTTTAGTCGCCAGATTATTTGATGAACGCAGTCCCGCCGTTAAGCAAATGGTCAAAATGGCCATTGAATCAGCCAAAAAACGCCACCGAAAAATCGGTATCTGCGGACAAGCACCCAGCGATTATCCAGAATTTGCCCAATTTTTAGTCGAACAGGGAATTGATTCTATCAGTTTAAATCCAGATTCGGTGTTAAAGACAATGCTGGAAATCGCCAAAGTCGAAAATCCTCAGTAA